The sequence GCCGCTTTATGGCGGACCTGGCCCTGGAAAACCCTCCCGAAGGCTGGAGCAACAGTCAGGGCTATGTGGTTGACGTGGCGCTGCAACGCCTGACCTGGATGACCCCTCTTGAGCGGCAGCGTGCCCGGGTGGTGCTCACCGGTTCGCCCACCATGGTGGATGCTTCTATGGCAAGGCTGGTTCAGGCGGGCTTCCGTCGTGAACGCTTGCTGGCGGATCAGGACTTTTATACTCCAAGAACCCTGGAGCCCCTGACCGCAGAGGTTGTTTAGCCAGTTAGGGCCAGCTCATTGATTTTTAAGGGACGCATCAGCGTCCCTTTTTCGTTTTTCTGCTAAACCAGCAAAGCCGTGCCACACTTTACCTCTCGGGCTGAGGTAAACAGATGACTCTGAAAAGGCTGGCGTTACTGCTGTCCATGGTGCTGATACTGGTGTTGGTGGCGAGTTACTGGCTGATTCGTATGCTGGTGATCATTCCCATGCTTGAACGGGAGGTGGCTACCCTTCAGTGGCATGAAACCCTGACGGTTCGCCAGTACTTTTCTCAGCAGCAGATGTTGCTGACTGAGCTGGCGGCCTCGCCGGGCTACGACAGGTGGGCCAAGGTGGTGCTCACCGGTGGAGAGACCACGCCCAGGCTGACCAAGGGGGCGGAGATCGCCATGGTGTACGGCCCCGACCTTTCTCTGAAGAGCTTTGTTGCCCACTCGACCCAGGAACCCCAACACTTCCCGATGCTGGTGGAGGACGTTGCCTACGAGCGCGCCAGGCTGATGCCGGCGATGCTGCCCGAGAGCGAGATGTCCACCACAGGCCTGCTTTGGGCAGACGAAGGGTTGTACAGCTACAGCGCTTCCACCGTCTGCAGCATGGAAAAACTGGGTTGCAGCCTGGGTTATCTGTTGCTGCTCAAGCCCTTAAAAGTGTCCGAGATGGAGGCCAGCTTTGCCAAGCTGGGCATTCGGGTCTCCGCCCGCTCAGCCGCGTCGGAAGATCTCTCCCTGCCCGCACTGATGACCCTGACGGAGTTTGAAAAGCCAGTCCAGCAGCGTGAGTTGCTGGTCAGGGACAGTCTGGCCAAGGGGGCCTGGGTACTCACCCTGACCTACTCGGCCAAGGTGAAGCACGGTGTGGAGCAGCGGGAGTGGATCGCCTTCGTCCTGTTGGTGCTGATGCTGCCCGCCACCAACTTCCTGTTGTGGCGCATCTTCGTGACCCCCATAGAGTTTGGCAGTGCCCAGTTGCGGCAGATGGAGCGTGATCGTCACTACCGAAAACTCACCGTCAACATGTACGTGCGGGAGTTCCAGCATCTGGTCAATGCCTTCAACGGCCTGATCGGCAGGGTGGAGAAGCAGCGCAAACAGTTGCAGGATCTCAGTCAGACCGATTCTCTGACCGGCCTGGCCAATCGGCGCGGCATGGACCACTTTGCGGTTCGAGAGTGGCGCCGGCTGTGCCGGGCCAAATATGGCGGGGCCGTGATGATGCTGGATATTGACGACTTCAAAGCCTACAACGATGAGTTTGGTCATCAGGCCGGGGATGACTGCCTGGTGTGCGTGGCCAGGGAGATAAAGCGGGTGGCCAGGCGTGGTGAGGATATTGGCTGCCGTTATGGCGGTGAGGAGTTCTGCGTCATCTATGTGGAGGTGCAGCCTGACACCGTGGAAAAGCTGGCGGAAACCCTGAGAGAGCAGATTGAGCGGTTGCATAAGTCGACCGCCCTGCTCAAACGCCCTATCAGCGCCAGCATAGGTGTGGCGTTGATTGAACCCGGAGTGGATCTGGCCAAGCAGTTTCAGGACTTCGATCAGCTGGTTCGTATTGCCGATCAGCAGCTTTACCTGGCCAAACAGCATGGAAAAAATCAGGTGAAGATGTGGCGGCTGTCACCAGCCGCCACCGAAAAGCCCGGTTAGATGGTCAACAGGTCGGCACTGCGCTCGGCACAGGTGGGCCTGAGGAAGTGGGCGAAGCGCAGGGTGTAGCCGCAGCTCAGCGGCTGGATAGCCTGATCTACGCAGATAACCCCAGGCTGATGATTCAGATGCAACTGCTGACTGAAGCTGATCAGGTCATAGCTGTCCGGCTGCAGAATCTTGAGCAGGGCATCCAGTACCTGGGTGGCTTCCTCGCCTTTGAGATTGGTTTCGAAACTGACGTAGGAGCTGTTCTCCTGCGGGGTGATGTGCATGGTGGCGTAGCGATCACCACGGATGGCATTCATGGAGTAGCCAAAGGGCTCGAACAGGAAGTCATCCAGCTGGAAGCCGGGCAGCAGAGCCTCCCAGTTCAGCCGCTGACGAATCCCCTCCAGGGTTTGCTCTTCACTGCGCAGGTACTGGGCATTGGCACCGTTGATGTGGTACATCAGCAGCTCTACCGTGGCATCGTCCTCTTTCGGCTGATAGGGACGGTCCAGGTGGTAGATGTAGTTGTGATGCCCATCCAGGTAGCCCAGCTGGTAGCCCACCCCTTCGACCTGCTGCTGCAGCGCCTTCACATCCTCTTCGAAGGAGCTCTTTTGCAGGTGGGACTGGTACTCATTTTTGCGCTGATAGCTGAGCATGGCCAGATTGTCGGCACAGAAGCGCTCCAGGAAGCTGACTACGGCGTCCACCAAAGTGGTGGTGCCGCAGGTGAGCATCAGGAAGCGATCTTCCCAGACAAACAGGCTGGATTCGCTCAGCAGATAGGCGTCACACTCCTCATTGTGCACAGAGGAGAGGATGGTGGCATTGGCCTTGGCAACGATCTGCTGCCAGAATTCGCGTTCCAATTGTCTGAGTGAAGGCTGACCCGGCTGGAGAACCACCTCGATCTTCTTCTCAGACCCTTCGAAAAAAAGCATGATTGCTCTAACTCCTGTTGAAGGTCGGGCGGGTTACCTGAGTGTACGCCGCCCTGATTATCGGTTTAGCAGACGATGTTCTGCTTCCCCCCAACAAGTTTGGTGACTGTCCGGATTGGCCGGAGTCACCTCCCCATATTCGACTCGCATTGGCTGGACCCTAGGGTTGCCCATTTTTTACGCCGTTTTACAAGCCGGAGCTGGATTATACACAAATTCTCAACCAGGCCCAGAACCCTGTCCTAGACTTACAGCATAGAGGAGAAAAACGGCGGCCTAATGCCCTTGGCATATGCCGCCGCAGTTGTCTCTGAGGGATGCGTGCGTGGGATTTTTAGGGGAGGTTCCAATGACGAAATGGATCGCCTGGCTGGGGGCCGCAATGCTGGCTCCGGTCTCTGCTCAGGAGCCGCAGCACTCTTTTGAACTGGTCAGTAACTACTGCCAGGAGCAGGAGTGCCAGCTGCTGTGGAGCTATCAGGGCAGCTATGCGCCCACAGGCCAGCAGTTGCTGGACCTCTATCGACAGGGAGAGCGTTATGGCCGTGGCGCCATCACCCTGGAGGAGGACATTGTCAGCCGCACCCTGCTGATGAGAGTGGAGCGCGACCTGGCCCCTCAGCCTGTTGGGGAGGCCGGTGACCCCTGTGATCAGGGGCAGTGCGCGCCCTGACCTGGCTGGCACTGGGCGATAATGAACTCCCGCAACCAGCGGTGTGCCGGGTCCGCCGACAGGTGGGCCGGCCAGCCGAGCAGGTTGCTCAAAGGCTCCATCTTCAGCGGCAGTGGCAATTTCACCAGGTTATGGCTTTCGGACACCCGGTTGGCAAAGCTGCGGGTGCAGGTGAAGGCCAGGTCGCTGTGTTGACACAGCAGGGCGGCGGAGTAGAAGTCTGAGGTGCGCATCGAGGCGGTGATCTGATGGCCGGTTTCCGCCAGTACCTGGTCCAGCAGCCAGGCATCGGAGCCCTCACACTCAATCTTCAGGTGGGACAAGCCCACATACTGTTCCAGACTCCATTCCCTTTCCAGAACCGGGTGCTTGTCGTGCACCAGGCAGACATGGTCATCTCTGCTCAGTTCCACGTATTCCAGATTCTTGGGCAAACTGCTGATGTGAAAGG is a genomic window of Ferrimonas sp. YFM containing:
- a CDS encoding GGDEF domain-containing protein produces the protein MTLKRLALLLSMVLILVLVASYWLIRMLVIIPMLEREVATLQWHETLTVRQYFSQQQMLLTELAASPGYDRWAKVVLTGGETTPRLTKGAEIAMVYGPDLSLKSFVAHSTQEPQHFPMLVEDVAYERARLMPAMLPESEMSTTGLLWADEGLYSYSASTVCSMEKLGCSLGYLLLLKPLKVSEMEASFAKLGIRVSARSAASEDLSLPALMTLTEFEKPVQQRELLVRDSLAKGAWVLTLTYSAKVKHGVEQREWIAFVLLVLMLPATNFLLWRIFVTPIEFGSAQLRQMERDRHYRKLTVNMYVREFQHLVNAFNGLIGRVEKQRKQLQDLSQTDSLTGLANRRGMDHFAVREWRRLCRAKYGGAVMMLDIDDFKAYNDEFGHQAGDDCLVCVAREIKRVARRGEDIGCRYGGEEFCVIYVEVQPDTVEKLAETLREQIERLHKSTALLKRPISASIGVALIEPGVDLAKQFQDFDQLVRIADQQLYLAKQHGKNQVKMWRLSPAATEKPG
- a CDS encoding adenosylmethionine decarboxylase — translated: MLFFEGSEKKIEVVLQPGQPSLRQLEREFWQQIVAKANATILSSVHNEECDAYLLSESSLFVWEDRFLMLTCGTTTLVDAVVSFLERFCADNLAMLSYQRKNEYQSHLQKSSFEEDVKALQQQVEGVGYQLGYLDGHHNYIYHLDRPYQPKEDDATVELLMYHINGANAQYLRSEEQTLEGIRQRLNWEALLPGFQLDDFLFEPFGYSMNAIRGDRYATMHITPQENSSYVSFETNLKGEEATQVLDALLKILQPDSYDLISFSQQLHLNHQPGVICVDQAIQPLSCGYTLRFAHFLRPTCAERSADLLTI